A single region of the Leptospiraceae bacterium genome encodes:
- a CDS encoding TIGR04454 family lipoprotein, which produces MKKILVIAMLLGASIVFSNCGKEAVSAAECEAIVNQMFTNLAKELKPEEAEKVKAMEGTLKAGVIKECTSGKYNLGLLESCNQHRCFTNL; this is translated from the coding sequence ATGAAAAAAATATTAGTTATCGCTATGTTACTCGGAGCATCTATCGTGTTTTCTAATTGCGGCAAAGAAGCTGTAAGCGCTGCTGAATGCGAGGCAATCGTCAACCAAATGTTTACCAATTTAGCAAAAGAGCTAAAGCCTGAAGAAGCAGAAAAAGTAAAAGCTATGGAAGGAACTCTCAAAGCTGGCGTTATAAAAGAATGCACCTCCGGAAAATACAATCTAGGATTGCTTGAAAGCTGCAACCAACATCGCTGCTTTACAAACTTGTAA